In Bacillus rossius redtenbacheri isolate Brsri chromosome 11, Brsri_v3, whole genome shotgun sequence, the DNA window ccactgcgagcctttctcggaatggtcaaacctaaccaggctgggaaaggttggtagaacgtaaagaaacaaaattcaaactTCAATCGTTTGTAACTTACAAACGATAAGtttttgtcttaaattttttggCACAAGAACTTGATACTATATTGCTAATATAAAAGCGtcataaaacaaatgaaatatttttttactcaaaTGCTTTTATTTCACCCCCACTCTTTCTTCTTTTATCACTGCAGCACTAGGAACTCCCACTGGGCTTGCGCGAGGAGCTCAGAAAATACAGGATGTATTATCGCCCGTTATTGACGCCAGAGGGATGCGAATAAGTTAGGGTAGAAACACACATACAGCCGCGCGCAGCGGGGCGGGGCGGCGCGCAGCGACGGCGCTACACACAGAGAGCGTCCCGCAGCGAAAGGGGCAAGCAGCGCTAGTATTCCAGACAGAACAGACCACAGCGGAGTGCAATTACACACCTATTCACTAGTATCATAATGTCGCTGTCGAAGGTGCGTCGCCGTATGTTTCTCGTTGAAAATACAGTTCTGAAGTACAatgtactaacaaaaaaaaggagACGATTGTGGATACATGAAATATGTGAAAGCAGATGTTATAACGGTGAATATCATCAACTTTTTGCGGTAGTGAAAAGACATCCGGACAGATTTTTCCAGTACATGAGAATGTCGCTAAATTTACAAAATACTTATTGCCATGCTTGTATTAACTGTACTGAACAACTTCTAAGTATATGTAAAGTAGGCCTACAAACGCGCAAAAAATTCTAAgaatgtttaaaagaaaaaataaacctCCAGGACAATATATTGATATAACTTATTTAAAGAAGTGTAGTTGTTTAAGTGAATACTATTTACCCAAGTAAAGAACCAAATTATTTACCTTCCTCCTGACTGTACTggtgtttgaaaaaaaagtggtaacaaactgtgtttttttttgtatttacgtaAAACACATGATCATAACTTTCATCATTACTACGAGTGGCACGTCTGAGATATGGATGAAAGCCTAATGTTTCATATAGTGATAAAGGAACGAGCACTTATTGCAAAGAATTTAGATTcgaaatattcacaaaaaattatactCACTGATCAATGTTATTGAACGATGAGGGATCTGAGGAACAAAATAATTCAGGTGCTTCTTACTTATAAAACCCTAAATACTAAAGCTTTGACTGAGGCTGTAATAATAAAGAATATATCAAACTGGGCTACTGGCGTATTAAACTGAAATATTAACGAGTAGCATAACCACAGAATCCAAACGACACACAAAAGCAACATGTCAAGGTTTAACCCCAATAGATTAATAATGCAAAGGTCACTGAAATGACATTCCAATAGAGTACTGAAATACACAACATTATGTTTAATTGATTCGCAAAACATTAGGAGacaaaattgcatttaaattacCATCCAAGTTTAATTCCCAAAATATTAGCTGaataaagaacattaaaataacatGTCAACTTTAATTCCCAATGTAATACTAGAAAAAgaaacattcaaaataaaaaataccatctTTGAAGTcccgtacattttttttaaataaagagttGAATGTAACTGAATTTTAAGGAGTAAAAAGGTCccataattgatgtttcattgaatGTTAATAATGTGGGTAAGTTATATACGTACTATATtgcaataatataacattttctGCTACtgttcaaaaaattgtaaaaattgtgtAACCTGCCCCCTGCAGTACGGACAGGGACTGTGGTTTCTGTCCAATGTTTCCGAGCACAGTGTACAAACACCAAGGTGTCCACATGGTAAAATAATGTGTGTCACGGTTTGCTGTAAGCACACTCGACATGTCCTGCCAACAGGTTCTACTGGACCATCTTCATTTCTACTTGGACTCAGTGCTCTGTCCTCTTCACAAGCTCCTTGTTCTACGTGCCAAATTTCCTGAAATTCTGCTTGCGGCAGTATGTCACCctcatcttcttcttcttcttcttcttcactttctTGGTGACGAACGTGCGGGCGCTCCAGAAGGTCCACTAATCCATCTACTGTGTGCGATAAGGAACGCAAAAATGTACGGACATTGTACTCCCCTGTTAAAAGCATCCTAATTCCATGTCGCACCGTGAGGTTATTACTGGTTGCTCTTTTAAATGGTCGTACTTGGCGGCCGTCAATAACTGTTCTCATTTCTGCCGAGAATTTGTTCGAAAATTTAATTAAGGTTTTAATGAACTGCCATATGTTTGGGTGTGCTCCCATGACACTCAGCAAACGTGAGTGAAATGCTTCCAAATGATTGTTCGTTCTTTGCAGTTCATTAAAAATGCTGAAGTTCTCGGCACCAACACAACCGAGCCAGAAACGCTGAAAGTAATCGAGAACAGAATTAATTTGCAGAATGTTGGCCTCTTGGACAAATTCTCTTATGGCCCGAAGTCCATCAAGAACGTTGACTGCGGGAGTTGAGTTATCGTAAGCTTGTCCTCGTTGTGCTGGCAGATGTGGGAGCGCCATTATCATTTTGATCGCCAGCTTTATGTTTGGGTTGCAATGACTCTCGCCAACCAACCCACGACGAATAACTTGCCGCCACACAGCCTGCAATAGAAACATAAGATATAATGACAAAGTAAAAACTATATATGTCCTATATCATCACTTGCAGGAAACAGCCAATGGTGGCCGGGTGTGCAACAACAGCACACGTGCTTACAATGTTTAGATTCGAGAATTATTTGATATCCTTAAAAACTGTGTATAATgtgtaaaaacaatattaatatctTATAGAATTAAataacggtaattttttttgcaatgcgAAAAGaaagtgaagttaaaaaaattaaagaaaatttgtaactttcaaagaaattttgaataattttttcaaagtgtAAAAAAGAAAACTCTAAAAAATCCTACAAGCATTCTAAAAGTAATCTACACcattaaattgtaatattatatttaattactcaATGAATATACGACACGAGGGGTTCTGGTTTCGATTCCCAGTTAAGGCATGGGCGTAAATTTGTAACTGTCGTGCCCCCCGCAAAGGCCTGTGGCTGTTGGTGGACACgtctcaaatataaaataaataaattttttattatattaaaaaaaacattttgccaaacaactataatataaaatgtaatgTACAAGCTATAGGAATGGTTTTTCTAAGTGTCTCAGTTTCAGTAAGTGACCAACTGAATCTCTGAGCCAAAAAGGAAATCTGTATTTTCGGGTTGCAGTAAACTGTTTGACTTATATTCATacatatttcatcaaaatcaacTTCAAACCatctattttaaattgtatttacctGGCAATAGTGAAACCAACATCCACCTATTCTCGATTCTGCATACACTACTCGTACAGCTCTTCGAAGTGCAATTTCAAAGTCCATGATAATACGCCGAACATTCCACTGTAAAATTGCTTCCTTCAATTGCTGGAGCACGGCAACTTATGCTGACTCGGTTCGAAAGCACATTAGTGCTAACATGATAGGGAAAGCCTGTAAAATGAAATAAGAGAAATTATTATGTTGAAtgtttgttaaattaaaattaaaaacttctaACTTCTGCTCAATTTCTGAGTTGATACAAAACTATTCAGGTAGTATGCTTTTCTTGAAAATTTTCTCGTACATGTTCGGAAACTATCTTCAGTCAATGAATTATTGTGTGTTCACTTAATGTGTAAGTGTAAGATATGTATTAAATAGAATACAATTTTGTGTGGTATCCTACATTGTTAAGCGACAGCTCTTCTTAGAGGCAGGAGGACCCAGCTGGGTATGACTAAAAAGTAGGTCATGTTGACCTAGCACTGACTAATTTAGTGAGTCTACTTTCCCGTGCAATTGGCCCCTAACCACGTAACAGGCATGTTATCATAAGTAAGAATGCAATAATAGTTTTGGGGGATATAGTATAAGGCTCAGACATATAAGTGAAATTCAAACCTCACCTCCATTTGTTTAGACTAATACTCGGTTTTTTCGATGAGTATCTTTCGTATATTTGTCTGTCTCTTATGTTGGCAAGGTCGGAATGGAGTTAGGTGAACGATGCCACTCGGTCTACACCACACACCAGGATTACCTCCGCAGAGCGCATGAACCTTAAAACTAACACCTTATGCTAGCATTTAGGGTATAGGAGGTGAAGTTCACTAACTGGCATACCTAGAAAGATAATGTAATTTAGATTTTCGGTCTTTAATTTCAGGCATGCCCTTATTACACTACCTAACAATAGCCCACACGTCACAACACAACCGTCGCTTATCCACTAGGCCTAGCCATAATCTAGATCCAGAAAGCTAACCAACGTGCCAAACGTCAACATTTTATCAACACCTCTACACGAAGAAGTCTAGTCTCTCTTCTCCTAGTAGCATAACCTCCTGCAATGCCTTCTCTTATGTACAGCTCAAGAAATGCAGTTTTCACACAGGTTGCGCCAGACCCACAAGTCTAACACTCGCAGACTATGGGTGGCGTGGCGTACATTTACTTATGCTTTCACATTGAAGTATCTCAGTTACATTTACTTTATCCCTTCCAGCCCCCCTAAATTACGTAGCTAGGAACACCTGCACTCCTCTGCAGGCTGACGACCCTCTCAACGTCTGGTCCTTGTTTCAGAACCAGTCCGCCTTGATGCACAGACATGAGAAAAGTTCACTAGTCTATGACACACATTGCACCTTTTAAGAAATAAAAGTTATAAGTCGAAATTTTTCCCTTTTGCGTTATATCTGTGTGCCATGCCAAAGAAAATGCCAAGGAAAATATGCCAGTACAACAGAAGAACcccaaacattttacaaaaacaaacattcatattaatttttaacgAAACAGGCCTTTCTTAAAATCTAAGCAAACACACCAATGTACAAAaagtttactttcaatttttttttaataatcttcgCACCAAAAAATGAGAACCCCGTTTAGTTTTAATAAGGGCGTGCCCCATCTccgaacaaaacaaaaaaaaaaaggtcataaaataatttcacccTCACaatattgacgtcagccggggcttcgccccacgagcctgctcatcctccgttccctttcccaataccttccctacccggcatttgtgtcgtaacgtacgtagccgtgtgcgattcaaactgcgcgccacgaactacagcaagagggcgcttggatgcagtgcgccgcacccctaaatatattaattcacattgtaaacctttttcttttattctttcgCCCCAGTGTTTTGTTACAGTTTAATCaggtgtttctttaatttaaatattatgttaaatataaaactatagacgttgcccgggcggacccgaacaggcacggacttgaacgagggtagaaatgttttagcataattcttaataactacgtaaacattaatgtattttaaattaccagtaatttctatataattattaaatgtaatctactatttacttaactttcgccggggcacggaatcgcagagtGTGTAAGGgtcattgtgttcggcgcgaaggggcgccatgttgccacctgcaaaccatgatctcaccccagtctccttctacagccggccgagagcggacgtctctatCGACACctcgaggacatcaccgttgagtcactgagtaataattccatagtttaattTATCTGAATCTCTttcttcatcctcggggcctctctcggtcggagagactgtttaaataattaatagtaaCTTCTCGGAGTTTTTAATATCACCATCGTAATACGTAACGACTTGGGGCGGCCACGTGTATGGTCCGCCTCTTCATCTAAGCCGATTCGTGCCCCGGGCATTTTTACCAGTTGTACCAGTGAAGgaacgtgtacggaaataaatcgtgagtacgtaaactaattaactgtgttacgtgtctttgtgttcgggggggaccacgtgggaccctaacctggtcggcggcgtgtgggacgccctgagagcccacggcgtgttagaagcgtgcccgacgctgagagcgggcttaggcaGGGTCGAGAGCGGCGCGGTTAAAATCCAGAGGgccaaatatctcgccgcacatgggccacgtaacgccctgagtaagagtatcaagccgggtccacgtgcccactcacgtggtggcgcccactatttaatATCGATAAATTCACCACAACCCCGtacgccctcaaatggcgcccaagagcgtgtggCGGGATATTCGTGTCGTGAATACCAGGTCCACACGAGTTAGCGCGAGTTAGGCGGTTGTGCACCGGAGCGCGAGAGACAACGGTACCGAGCGGTCACGTGACCAGCCGAGCGCGCGCGCTTCTGAGAATTCGcagcgagcagccaggtggctgTATTCCTGGCAACAACAACAACTcaggcagtgtgtgtgtgtaccgccaaccgcgtcgcgtcgcgtagcgagGAGAAGAGAGACAATCGACCGGGTCTCACCACCACACAGCCATGTCGGACAATCACGGACTTAACAACAATCCGGGCGCGATTCAGGCAAGTGAGTTGTTTAAAAAGAATAACTTgtattgtgttatgtgcgcgcgaccgcgccagaTGAGCGGGACGGCGGGAACCTCCTGGATGGACACGTGCGTGTGCTTAGGGCAGTATGACGTACCACGGTATCACGAGCAGGCGGTACGGGCGGAGCATTACGGGCCGGAACACGGGAAGTGCACGAGCGCGGAGTGCGGCGGAGACGTGCGGGGAGGAGGatggtgccggaactgtcgcgcgttcaagcacacggcaTGCTTCGCGAAAACCGAAATCACCTCgtttcaagacgggtggtacacgtgccaaTGGTGTCACCACGCGAGGCGAGCGAGTGTGCCGAGTCACAGCCCGGTGAGGGACGTCGCCGACACACCACGTGGCAGGATACCCCTTGTAGGCCACTTCGAGCTGCCGGAGTTCGCCGGGAGGACCAGCGACGACCCGCGAAAATTCGTGCGCGCGTGCCAAGAACGTCTGAGCCACTACGGAGACCCGGAGTGCGAGTGGGCGGACAGGGTCGGCAGCACGCTTAAgggcgacgccaagacgtggtggcagatcaCTCACGAGTACGACATGCCGTGGGCGGAGTTTGCAAGGCAGTTCGAGACAAGATTTGCTGACGTTAAGGCGGAAATGAGAGTGCGGGCGGAGCTGTACTGCCTCGAGCAAGGGGCGACGGAGACGGCGGAGGCGTTCGTCATCAAGAAAATACGTCTACACAAGCGGCTGTGCCCCGACGGAGAGCCGACGGAGGTCCTGGAGCGGGCGGTGGAGCTGATTCGCCCGGAACTTAGGCCACATCTGCGCCTGCTGACGCGATGCTCGGCCGAGGAGTTCGTCCAGCATGCCCGCGCCATAGAGCAAGACCTGCGGGGCGCGAGGCCGACTAGGGACACCACACCCTCCAGAGGCAAGCAGGAGGACGTGgcgcccgccgacaccaaggcgctggtgccctacgtCACACCCACTCGGAGCGACACCCGGCGCGACGAGTCCGGGTCAGGCGGCCCTCTCCAGCCAGCATGGCGGAGGCGTACTCCTGACGGCAGCCAACCACCGCAGTGCCACACGTGCCCGCCCGGCACGCGACACTGGCACGAGGACTGCCCGGTGCGGAACAAGTTCCGGCCCGACATCATGAACAGACGGCCGTCGGGAAACGGGCGGCAGGGGGCGGCGAACTGAAACGGCTCACTCCCCCCCCGCCACGATCAACAACAACGGACCAACAAcggcggggcctctcctgggtcacgtgggagcaGCGGAAGCAGACCTGTTGCGGATCCCGGTGtttgtcaacgggcgcgcagtccacgcgcttgttgacaccgccgccagccataACTGCGTGGCCGTGCGCGTGATCGGCCGCGCTGACGTCGAGTCGCGCCCAGGCCAACTCCACCTGGCAACTACGGGAGACGTCTGCCACAcccggggcgtcgcgacgctggaggtaGACGTGCAGGACCACCGATCCACCACGACGGCACTGGTCGTGGAGCGACTGCGCGACGACGTCATCCTGGGGCTGCCttggctctacgagcagcacgccGCCATCGACGTCCGGGCCGGATGCGTGCATATCGGCACCCAGGGACGACGcaccatccacgggctgggtaggccgactccaccagcagtaaacaaggtcagtctcgacgagtttcAGCACGGGGTGCCCCCCGAGTTCCATGCCatcatccagcaggtcctcgatcaccagtgtaatgtgtttgcatCCGCGGATCCGCtaaaacgtaccaccatagctgaacATGCCATCCCAACCCATCCTCACGAGCCCATGTTCATCCCGCCCGGTAGTTACGGCCACGCcggtaaacagaccatcctagaccaggttcaggacatgttacaggacgggataattgagcctagcgagAGCCCATACAATTTTCAGGTCGTGCTGGCAGAGAAAAAGGACGGCAAATTACGTTTTTGTGACAACTTTAAGCCTATTAACAGAGTAACAGTTAATGCACCGCCCCCTCTGTTGAACATAGCCGACACGCTCACGGGACTGGGAAACGCCAAAATATTCTCTTCCCTTGACTTAAAATcggggtattggcaagtgcccatacggcagGCGGACCGGCCCAAGACAACATTCACGGCCCCAGACGGGCGTAGGTTTCaattttgcgcgatgccattcggcctccAAGACGCCCCAGCCacgttccaggggatgatgacACGCGTTCTAGATAATTATTCGGGCAAGTTTGCAGCCGCATACCTCGACGACATAATTATATGGTCACAGACGTGGGAGGAGCACGCACATCACCTAGCGCTAGTCTTAGAACGCCTGGAGAGCCATGGCCTCACGTGTAATCGCGAGAAATGTCACTTGGGGACCACGGAACTGGACTTCCTGGGTTTGGTAGTCAACGCAGAGGGAAACCGGCCCACGGAAAAACAACTTGTCATTGTCAACAAAGAGCCCCCACGCACTCGTAAACAGCTGCAGAGATTCCTGGGATTAGCcaactggctgcgagccttcaTTCCGGAATTCTCAGTAATAGCCGCGCCGATGAcggaacagctgtcacccaagcGACCGTTTCGGTGGACAGCGCAGGCTCAGGACGCTTTCGACGAGTTAAAGAACAGGTTTCGGCGGTGTCATTTGCTCGCGCGACTGGACCCGACCAAGACGCTGATCGTACAAACggacgcgagcgagaagggcataGGGGCCATACTCCTACAACTCGGCGATGACGGCGAACCCCGGGTAATCGAATACGCGAGCGCAAAGTTCGGGGACGTCGAGCGGCGGTACAGCGTTAATGAGAGAGAGTGTCTCGGCGTGGTTTGGGCCCTGAGGCGCTACCGCCCACACTTGGAGGGACAGTCCTTCGTGTTGCGGACGGACAGCCAATGTCTGAAGTGGCTGGCCACCATGCAGGGACGGCGTTCAAAACtgactcggtgggccatgctccTACAGGCCCTAGATTTCAAGGTCGAACACGTGCCGGGGAAGCATAACGagctagcggacgagctgtcacGCAACCCGGACGTCACGATAACAGCACACGACGATGCCGAGTGGGAAGAACTACTACCGCCGTCCAGTGGGCGCACACCCCGAACATCTCACACCTCGACACCGAACGCCGCACTTTGCGCGATCGCCCCGAACACCACACCGACACTACCCCCAGGCGCGGAGCTCGACGACCTGGACGCGTACGTGCGGGCGGTCCAGCTGACGGACCCAAACACACAAGGACTCATACGTCACTGCGGAGAGGCGGAATGCGAGGGGTACCGGGTGGTGGACGGGCTACTCCAGGCACGACCGAAGGGGACGGACGACCCATGGCGGACATTCGCACCGTCAACTACGAGGCGGGAGGTTTTCGACATGTTCCACGTGAACCGACTAGCAGGACAtcccggcgcagaccagacgcgtCACGACGTACGGGGGCgattctactggccaggggtgaACCAGTTTGTACGAGATTGCGTACGGAAGTGCCGGCACTGTCAGCGGCACAAGGCACGCCGTACAGACGGGACAGCTCAGCAGATACCTAGGCGACCCACTGAGCCCTTTCACACGGTCGCCCTTGACCTCATGGGGCCGTATCCACGATCGCCGCGAGGGAAACGATTTTTGCTGGTCGTGACAGATTGTTATACGCGCTGGGTAGAGGAGTACCTCCTCACGAACGCCCGGGCCAGCACCATTGCGCGCAGTCTAGAGACAGAGTTTTTCCCTAGGTGGGGCTACCCACGTGTCCTGCTGACAGACAACGCCACCCAGTTTGccgggcgccggtgggcgcagctggggaggAAGTGGCGGGTCATCCTGCACACCACACCCATATATCACCCACGCGCAAACCCCACGGAGCGACGTAATCAGGAGGTAAAAGTGCAGCTGCGGTTGAGACTCTCGGACGACCACGCCCAGTGGGATGCCCACATCCCCGACATACTGTACTGCATCCGACGACGGGTGAATGCTGCAACCGGCGAAACACCGGCCAcaatggtccaggggcggaacctcactCTCCCCGGGGAATACCACGTGCGCCAACAACAACAGATCGAGGCGGATGTAGAGAGCCCCGAGATGCGCTTGAGGCGGTTGGCCGAGACGCATGACGCCGCGCGACGCAACCAGGAGGCGTACCAGGCActgcgaacacccgggacaactcGCCCACCACCTGACTTGATCCCCGGCCAGCTGGTATACGCCCGACTTCACCCACTCTCTTCCGGCCgtcgcaacttctgcgccggatTAGCGCCGAAGTGGCTCGGCCTGGTGACGGTAATTAAAGCGGGACCCACGGCGGTGGTGATAAAACTACCCTCCGGCCGGGCCGCAAAATACCACCGGGACGACGTCAGGGTAGCGGGGCGAGAAGACGGGGAGACGGAGAACGTGACGGACGACGGAGCGGCGGAGCGGCGGGAAGAGACGGAGAACGTGACGGACGACGGGGAGACGGAGAACGTGGCGGACGACGGAGCGGCGGAACGGCGGGAAGAGACGGAGAACGTGATGGACGACGGAGCGGCGGGAAGAGGCGGAGAACGTGACGGACGACGGGGAGACGGAGAACGTGGCGGACGACGGAGCGGCGGAACAGCGGGAAGAGACGGGGAACGTGATGGACGGCGGAGAGGCAGCACAACCGGTCACGTCCACACCAACGGACGCGGACGGGGACGGGTTCAGGGGCTTCCCGGAGGTAGAGGCGAGACAGGGGACACCCGCGGCAACGACGACTACCCGACCAAGGCGGCTGTTTGAGTATTCGGGAGACGGGGCCTCACCCTTCAGGGGATTCCTCAGTGACACGGCCGGAACATCAGACCAACCAGAGCCCCAACCACTCGTATGGGAGCCAGAGGGAGAGGAGGTTAGACCGGCATCCCCAGACGAGCCGCTGTGGCCGCTACACTTCTCTCTGGCGGACGCTACGTTTAGTGTGACAGTGGAGGAGCCGCCGGAGGACGAGACGGCGCAGGGGGCGGCAGGAGATCCCGCGTCGGAGACACTGATCCCGGCGCCACGGTACCAGCTGCGAGCCCGCGTGCCCGCGCGAGAACCCAGATGCTGTGCGATAGGGACGTGGGAAGACAGCGCGCACACCAGGAGCAAGCACGCCCACCGGGCTCGAAAGGAAACGTCGGCATGACAGGCTATTCGAgaggggggcaattgacgtcagccggggcttcgccccacgagcctgctcatcctccgttccctttcccaataccttccctacccggcatttgtgtcgtaacgtacgtagccgtgtgcgattcaaactgcgcgccacgaactacagcaagagggcgcttggatgcagtgcgccgcacccctaaatatattaattcacattgtaaacctttttcttttattctttcgCCCCAGTGTTTTGTTACAGTTTAATCaggtgtttctttaatttaaatattatgttaaatataaaactatagacgttgcccgggcggacccgaacaggcacggacttgaacgagggtagaaatgttttagcataattcttaataactacgtaaacattaatgtattttaaattaccagtaatttctatataattattaaatgtaatctactatttacttaactttcgccggggcacggaatcgcagagtGTGTAACGgtcattgtgttcggcgcgaaggggcgccatgttgccacctgcaaaccatgatctcaccccagtctccttctacagccggccgagagcggacgtctctatCGACACctcgaggacatcaccgttgagtcactgagtaataattccatagtttaattTATCTGAATCTCTttcttcatcctcggggcctctctcggtcggagagactgtttaaataattaatagtaaCTTCTCAGAGTTTTTAATATCACCATCGTAATACGTAACGACTTGGGGCGGCCACGTGTATGGTCCGCCTCTTCATCTAAGCCGATTCGTGCCCCGGGCATTTTTACCAGTTGTACCAGTGAAGgaacgtgtacggaaataaatcgtgagtacgtaaactaattaactgtgttacgtgtctttgtgttcgggggggaccacgtgggaccctaacctggtcggcggcgtgtgggacgccctgagagcccacggcgtgttagaagcgtgcccgacgctgagagcgggcttaggcaGGGTCGAGAGCGGCGCGGTTAAAGAGGgccaaatatctcgccgcacacgggccacgtaacgccctgagtaa includes these proteins:
- the LOC134536678 gene encoding uncharacterized protein LOC134536678, with product MSDNHGLNNNPGAIQASELFKKNNLYCVMCARPRQMSGTAGTSWMDTCVCLGQYDVPRYHEQAVRAEHYGPEHGKCTSAECGGDVRGGGWCRNCRAFKHTACFAKTEITSFQDGWYTCQWCHHARRASVPSHSPVRDVADTPRGRIPLVGHFELPEFAGRTSDDPRKFVRACQERLSHYGDPECEWADRVGSTLKGDAKTWWQITHEYDMPWAEFARQFETRFADVKAEMRVRAELYCLEQGATETAEAFVIKKIRLHKRLCPDGEPTEVLERAVELIRPELRPHLRLLTRCSAEEFVQHARAIEQDLRGARPTRDTTPSRGKQEDVAPADTKALVPYVTPTRSDTRRDESGSGGPLQPAWRRRTPDGSQPPQCHTCPPGTRHWHEDCPVRNKFRPDIMNRRPSGNGRQGAAN